The following DNA comes from Tunturibacter psychrotolerans.
GTTGGCGAGGCCGAGGAATAAATAGGCAGCGATGAGTGGCACGAAGAAGACGACGAGCAGGACGATGATCCTCCACCCGGTGGACACGGCTTCGAAGCAGAGATAAATGATCAGCCCGACGATGAGGTCGAGCAGAACGTTGATCCATATGTTGAGTTCGCGGGTGAACTTGTGCTGCAGGAGCGATTCGATGTAGTTGGCGTGGAGTGCGAGGCCGGAGATGTAGCCTGCGGGACTGAGGTGCTGGTCGACCCAGCCCAGGTAGCCCTGCCGTTCGTGCCAGTGTCCTCCAATCAGGACGATGCGTTTGGAACAAGCCTGCATGGCCGGGAGATCGCCGTTTGCCAGCCCCGTGATAGAGATCTGCGGGAACTCTTTTTCAGACGACTGCGGATCCTTGCGGTTCTTGCTTTGGGTTTCGGGCAGGAAGGTGCCGAACACCGGCGCGTTGTCGGGATGATCACGCGGATTGAGAATCGGATATTTTGCTGCTTCGATCGGACCGCGGTAGGCGCGCGCAACTGTCAGGGCGAAGGAATCGAGGTAAGGCGGAAGCTGAGGATCTGCTGGTGGAATTTTCGTGATGAGCGGGATCTCTCGTTTGTCTTCGGGTAGGTTGAGGTAGCCGAAGCCGGGACACGAGACGCGCGCACAGTCAAGGTGAGGGGAGGCGAGCAGGTCTGCCCGCGTGAAGATGTTGGGCAGGTCGATGCGGCGACCATCCTCTACCGCGTAGACATTGCCGAGAATCACCGGGACGCCTTTGCTGGACGCATATTGGATCGCGCCGAGAAGTGCGTCGTTGTCCGTGTCGCGGGAGCCGATGTCCCTGCCCTCGGGGAAGTTTCGTGGCGAGAGCAGTTCGACGTCGAGGCCGATCACGTCTGCCTTGGTGTCCGGATTGGCGGCGTTCCTGACAACGCGGGCGAGAAACGCGCGGCTGGTGGGCTGCTCGCCGAAGAGAGTCGTCCAGTGCGTGTCATCGTCGATGTAGACGAGGCTCACGTGATCAGGCTGGAAGGGGTCGGGACGGTGACGAGTGAGCAACTGATAGAAGCGAAGCTGCAGGTGGAGATTGATATCGTGGATGCCTCCTATCGTGTCGCGCCAGAAGCCCTCTTCCTCAAGATAACCAGCGGGCCAATCGGTGGCGATGGAGATGTTCCAAAGTGCAACAAGGATGAAGACGCTGATGACGGAGGGCCGGCGCAAAACTGCCCAATTTATCTTGCCGGCAGAGGCTGTGTCCTTTGCTGGGGGAGTAGTTCCCTCCGGCCCTTTGGGCGGAACGGGCGGATGTTCTGAGGATTGATCGGCCAGACAATGCCTCCGTCGTGAAGAGAGTGCAGGGCCCAGTGGTTTTTCGAAGTGAGTTTATCCTAGGCGACCGTGAGCGATTCGTAAACGGGGTATGATGCAGGGCGCGAGTTATCGACTGCCGTAAATCTTTGAGTCTCTCTTTGTTTAGCTGTCGCAGGCGCAACACCACCATCGCGCCGACCATTACCATTACCCGTTGGACAAGCAAAGCGGCCACTGTGAAGTACAGTGGCCGCTCCCTCATGTCGTCGCCAATTGGCGATAAACGGACCAGCAGCGCAGCGATTAGAACTTAATCTTCAGAGCAAACTGACCAAAGCGACGTTCATCGTTCGCGCCGCCATTGACGCCACCTTTCTTTGCCTGGATAGGGATGGTTGCTCCATCGTAGCCGTAATTGGCAACGTCGTTATTGGACTCAGTAATGTAAAGGTTATGGTGGTTGAAGATATCAAAGCCTTCTGCTCTCAACTCAACCTCGATACCTTCTCTGACCGGAATGTTTTTACTTGCCGCAAGATCGAAGTTCCACGCACCAGGCCCGGAGAACGCGTTCCGATGAGTCATCGCAGCAGGATATGGCCCGAAGTCAGATATCCCACCCAAAGCCTGATTTCCGTAACTTACCGCTGCCGGTAAAGAGACAAGGTCGTATAGGTTCGCACCGGAAGCATTCTTATCTATCGCCTTAGTGAAACTATAGTTCGAGATGGTTGTGCCCGGCGTATAGCGAGGTATACCCACCCCGGCGCTGCGATTCAGCGAGTTGCTGCTATCTGAGACCGAGAATGGCGTGCCAGTGCGGACAGTGTAAATACCCGTGACCTCGTATCCTCCCAGCAGTCTCCCGGCAAAGGAGTGACTATCTTTAAACCACTGGGTCCTGTAAATCGGTGCAAGAACGAATCGCTGCCGAATGTCGAAGTCCGATGCCCCATGGTCCAGCCCAGGATTGAACGGATCGAGATAGCCAAGGTTGCCAATGCCGTTGACCGAGCTATTGCTCTCAGAGAATGTCGAGCTCAAATTGTCAGTCGAGTGCGCGACTGTATAGTTCGCTGTGATAATGAGCCCCGTGCGCTCGAGATCTGTCATTTGAAAGCCGATGTTCAAGCCGTTGTAGTAAGAATCCCCCGCGCTGCCACGGTTGTTGATCGATCCATATTGGTTGTTAAGCCGCGAGTAAATGAAGTTGCCGCTGGCATCCTGCACGGGGTCGCCGAGATAGACGTTACCGGCGCCAAGCATGTTGTAGCCCTTAACGTCGTAAAGATGTGTCCCCCGTGAACCGACGTAAGCGATGGATGCAACGACGTTATTCGCAAGCTGCCTTTCTACCGTCAGGCTATAGAACTGCGTCGCCGCCGTTCGAATATTCTCATCTACATTTCTCAAGCTGGTTGGAGGAAGCGGAACCGTTCCACTCGAGCCGCCAATGGGACCGGCGTTGTTTGTCGTTATCGGCGACGGTGTAGTGATCTGAACCACGGCGTAGTTGGGCGGGTTCTGGATCACATTGAACGTTATATTTCCAAAGTTTCTCTCGTAAGCTACGCCGTATCCGCCACGAAGACTTGTCTTGCCATTGCCATTGATGTCGTACGCAAAGCCGACACGAGGTCCAACAGTGCCGTACTGCGGATTCCACAATTTACCAATGGGACTATCCGGAACCGTGAACACCTGACCACTGCGAATCTGCGCTTGAAGCGATGCGCCTGGCCCGTAATAGAAGTTTGCATCGAGGTCCTGCTTGTTGTTGTGTTGAATCCCGTAGTACTCGTAGCGCACGCCATAGTTGAGCGTGAAGCGCGGAGTGAGTTTCCACGCATCCTGCGCGTACACCGCCCAATCCTTGAACCGGTCGCTCCGGGCAAAGTTCGGCTGTGATGCGGGTAGAGTGATCTGGCATTGCGGCGTCTGAATCAGATTGCCAGTCGCATAGTTTCGTACGCAAGGCAGCGCTCCTTGTGGGTCAACGGCACCCTCAAAAATCGAGAGCGTACCGTTCAAAAAGTTATCCAGGCCCGTTGGCGCGCTGGTCCCGATCCCCTCGACTGCCTGCGCATAGGCGCCATAGGTGATGTTGTTCTGTATATAGAGCAATTGAGTACCGGCCTTGAACGAGTGTTGACCCTTCGTCCAATCAATGTCCTGGCTGATCTGAACAGTATTCTGTGGCCCTCCGGATGGAAGTCCTCCCGTTCCTTCAAACTGACTGTAGAAACCAGGAAACTGCACTAGATTTCCGCCAATCGTCGCATTGTTATAAAGAAACAGGGTAGGGGCGTTTTGCTGCGACGTATCGAACGGCTGACTTAACGTGTGCCGAGTAAAGCTCAACTTCGTGCTCGACACAAGGGAGCCGGAAAACTCATGGGTCAGCCCAAAGAGAGCGGCGTTATCCCGCTCGGAAGCGCCAACGTTATATTGCGAGTATGGCGAACTGAACATCGCGCCTGTCTCATCAAGCTCGTTGTAAAACACATACCGCCCGTACATCTGAGTTCTTGGGGTCGCATTGAAATCTACACGGCCAATCAAGTAATACGTGTTCTGCGGATCGCCTCCTCCGGCATTGGTGGGCGAAGCGAACGGAGCTATTCCGAGTACCGGCGTATTTCCAGGCAAAAGATCGAAGGGGCCACCCGGAGTTGGAGTTACGCCCGAGGCCACAACGTTGTCCTTGCTCAAAGTCTGGGTAAAAGCAGGAGCCGGAGAGCCGTATTGCGCAAAGAAGGCCTGCGTTGCCGAATCGGATGCCGCCAGAAATTGTGGCGTCGGCACCAGCGAGATTTGATTAGCCGAGCTACGCACCCTCACCCACTCAGTACTTTGGAAGAAGAACAGCCGATCTTTCAATATCGGTCCGCCGACATCGTAGCCGAACTGGTTGCGCGTGTAGCCGCCCTTCGGCACACCACTCTGCGCATTCTGAACGGTATTGGCCGTATAGGCTGCGAGGCGATTGAACTCCCACGCACCCCCATGAAATCGATTCGTCCCCGATTTGGTAACAACACTGACGACTCCGCCTGACGCGCGTCCGTACTGTGGCTCAAAGTTGCTGGTGGTAATGCGATACTCTTGCACCGCATCGATCGGTACTGTCACTTCGGGGCCGGTCACGTACGAATCAACATTCTCAACCCCATCCAACAGGATCTCTGTCCCACTCGACCGTTGGCCGTTCAGCGAATATCCAACGCCGCGCGTCGTGTCATTCTGGTCGCCGGTGGTCTTTGTCGCACCACTCTGCGCTACCTTATCTCCGGAACTGATGTTGCCCGAGATTGAGACAAAATCATAAGGATTGCGAGTAAGGCTTGGCAGCTCTGAGACCTGAACGCTACTCACGATCTGCGACACCTCTTGAGTCTGCGTATTGACGGTCGTTCCGCCCTGGTCAATTACGGTAACAGTCTGTTGCGAGCCACTAAGCGCAAACTTTATCGGAACCGTTGCATGCCCACCAACCGTGACCTCGACTCGCGCCTCGAACCGCTGAAAGCCTGGAGCATCCGCCCTCACCGTATAGATACCGGCCGCGACAGGGGGAAACGTGTACTCGCCGCTGTGATTTGTAGTTACCGTTCGTTCAGCGTTTGTCCCCGTGTTGGTGAGCGTTACCGTCGCATCGGAGACGAGGGCTCCGCTTTGATCGACCGCTAACCCCGACACAATGCCGGAATCGGTCTGTGCAGTTAGATGACTTAGAGAAAGAGGCAGAAAAAGCAGAACGAAAAGAATCGATGCGTGAACTGAGATATTTCTCAACATAGCTGGGCTCCCTTCAAGTGGTGGTGCGCAGGCGACCTTCCGATCCGACTCCGAATCATCGACCTATGGAACGCCTGAAGGCCTTCATCCCGTCGACTTCAAGTCACACTTGAGTCACTCGTAGCGAAGGCAGGTGCTGCTTATGCCGCCTACTGTGCTGCACTCTCCGGGAGCACCGATCGTCTTGCAAAATAAGCAGATCCGCAACCCGCAGCCCGGTGCAGTGCATTATGTGCCGACACTTCCGCGGTCAACAACAGCGTTGTGACGAGCGCCGCACAGAATGTGACAAACGGCAGAATCCACGGGTCGATTTACCGGTGACCAATCTCCGTGCCCTGAGAAATGATGACAGTGGATGGAAGACGTCGCCGAGAGAGGATTTAGTAGTTCATCTTGTAACTCGCCCAAGTGCGTCATCTCTGATGCACTTCTTCCCGGGCTTGGCTAGCTTCGTCACTTCGCGCTGCTATCCGTCACATGTCCACTAGTCAGCACACATTCCGGATGTATGGTTGCACCGTAAGCTCCTGTGTCGAGGCCAGTGACTTATTGTTAGCAAAATTATTCGGCGGAGACGATAACTACTGTTCCGCCTCGCACCAAGTAGACAAGGAGCGGTTCGATTACATAGTTCCAGTTATGTGACGAGTTGCTCTTGGTGGTGATCAACAGCATGCCAACGTCGTTGCAGTGCCCTTTACACGTGACGAGATCCCCAATAATCGTGGAACTGCGCCGATCACTTGTCCGTAATCCTGAAAGTCTACGTAGCGCCGGCTGCGCTCCATGGGATCTAGTTAGTTGAAAGACCCCAGAGACATGGCGAGATCCCACAAGCTGGAGGAAATCATGGTTCGAATAACTCGCACCCCTCTCCTGATCTCCGTAAAACTCGTAAGAGCCCTGTTACTCGCTGCCGGCGTAATCCTACTTGCAGGTTACGTGGCTTCAGCCGAGGGAACAGATATCACTCAGCTAAAAGCAGATGCTCAAAAGGGATACTCCTCTCAACAAATTGAGTTGGCCGCGGCTTACTTTACAGGCAACGGAGTAACGCAGGATGCGAAGCAGGCCGCATACTGGTACCAAAAAGCTGCCGAAGCTGGAGATCCTGAGGCAGAAAATGAGATCGGCTTCTTCTATCAGGCTGGCATAGGTGTTCCGGTCGATCATGCTCGCGCCCTGCACTGGTACCAACTCGCCTCCGCCTCCGGCCTCATCAGAGCCAAAGTGAACCTCGGCGTAGTGTACGTATGGGGCCTCGGTGTCGCCAAAGATGAAGAGTTGGCCATGCAGTTCTTTCGAGAAGCGGCCAGCAAAGGAGAGGGAGCAGCTGCCAGTTATCTGGGCGACCTCTATTATTTCGGGATCGGCGTGAAGCAGGACAAAGCCGCCGCCGAAACCTGGTACAAAACCGGCACGCAACTGCACGATCCTGTCGCCGCCTACAACCTCGCCACACTCTTCTCGGTGGATGTCGACCATCCCCACGATCTACGCAAAGCTGAGGCTCTTTTGCGCCCATCCGCCGACGCTGGATATATTCCAGCGATCCACTCGCTCGGCTTGCTCATGGTCAACCATCCTGAGTTTGCAACCTCCCCACAGCAGGGACCATCCCTCCTTGAAACCGCTGCGAACGCAGGTTACTGGAAATCTTCAGTGGTACTAGGCGCCCTCGCACGAGACGGCAAAGGCGTCCCCGCAGACAGCAAAGCCGCCTACCTCCACTTCAGAACCGCCGTTCTTCAGGGTGGAGAGCCTGCGATGAGCCTGGTCAGATACGACCTCGCGGCACTTACAAAAAAGCTGGGCACGCCGCAGGTCGAAGCGCTCGACTCGGATGCAAATACCTGGTATCGGCAACACCGGACGCCTCTCCTCTTCGTCTATAAAGACGGCGACAGGCGGCAACGCTTTCCTGCATCGGCACTTGCAGTCTCAACGGCTGGTCTGCACGCTGGTCAATTGCTTTACGTACCAGCCTCCTGACAAGGTAGGAATAGAATGTGTGGTTGCATTCCCATTCCATCCGTCAAGGGAAGAAGGCCGAGGATGATTCCCTGAACCTTCCGCCGATAAATCGCACACGCTCACAACCATTCTTCATGCATCCGGCAATCTTTGTAGGTGCATCTGTCTTGCTCGGCACCTTGTTCGCCTTACAGGAGTTGATGACCATGCGCCTATGGAGTTATCGCATGGGCATAGGAATCCTTTTTGCAGCATGGTGGGTCCAGTATTTTTTGTGGGGTGTCATCTGCTGGTTGCTGTGGAGATGGTGCGGGCCCTGGATTCAACGAGCAAACGCATTCTGCATCTTCACGCAAGTACTCCCGCTCAGCATAGTTGCCTGCGTTGTGGAGGAGATGATCTGGGTAGTTTGCTTTCCGCGTCTTCCGCTCAACCGCCCGCACATGACCTATTGGCCCAGGCTGGCGTTTCATTTGGATGCGGAGTTCGTCGACAACTTGGTCGTCTTCTGGTGTGCAATCGCCTTGTTTCGCGGCATAGGGTACTACCAGAAATTCCGTGAAAAAGAGGCTACGGCCGCTCAATTGGCCGTGCAACTGGCCCAAGCCCAGATCGCCGCACTCCGCATGCAATTGAATCCGCATTTTCTTTTCAACACTATGAACAGCATCTCCAGCCTCATGCGGACCGACGTCGCCGCCGCCGACACCATGCTGGAACAACTCGGCAGCCTCTTGCGTATCACCTTGGAGCGCGGCGAAGTGCAATTCATTCGTCTCAATGACGAAATGGAGTTTGTGGAGATGTATCTCGCGATGCAGGAGCGCAGATTCACGGGCCGTGTCCACCAGCAACTATGGGTACACCCTGAGTTGCACGATGCTCTTGTGCCTGCAATGATCCTCCAGCCGCTCATCGAGAACGCCTACACTCATGGCCTCTCCAGACTAGACCGCAATGGCCTCCTCCACATCGAGGCAACCCGCGAAGATTCGCGCCTGACACTGAGTGTTCTCAACAACGGCGCCGGTCTGAATTCCAATTCGTCTAAACCTTCAGAAGGTCAAGGCGTTGGGCTGGCCAACATTAAAAGCCGCCTCCAGTTGCACTACGGAGATCAACACACATTTCGCATACGCGAGGTCGCAAGAGATCAGGTCGAAGTAACCATAACCCTCCCACTACAGTTCTCTGTTAGCCCCGCAGAGACGCTGACAAGGTTTGGTGCATAATGATCCACGCTATCTTAGCCGACGATGAAGTCTTGGCCAGGCAGAAGCTGCGCCAGTTGCTTCGAGACGAGCCTGAGATCGAAATTGTCGGTGAAGGAGCAACAGCTTCCGAAACGATCGACTTGGTGCGTGCTACTGGACCGGAGTTACTTTTTCTCGATATTCGAATGCCTGGCATGGATGGCTTCGATATCATCGGCAAGCTCTCTGTCGGCAGCGACTCCGTAGTGCCTCGCATCATCTTCACCACCGCATACGACGGCTATGCGTTGCGTGCGTTCGAGATACACGCAGTCGACTATCTACTCAAGCCCTTCACGTCCGAGCGTTTGCATTCGGCAGTGCAACGTGCGTGTGATGAGATTAACCTCTCAAAGCAAAATGCCGGGCGAAGCAACGGCCGCACACAGAGTCCTCCCGCTTACACGACACGCATCGTCTTCAAATCTCGCGGTCGCATCCTGTTTCTTCCCGTCTCGGATATCCGTTGGATCGCAGCCGAAGAGAACTACGCGCGCATCTGCACAGGAGCTGAGAAGCACCTCCTGCGCGAGACGATGAGCCATCTCGAGGAGAAGCTCGATCCACAAATGTTCCTGCGTGTGCATCGTTCTGCCATCGTTAATTTGCAGTATCTAAAGGAAGTGAGGACCGAGCCCGGCGGGGAGTTTACGGTTGTGCTGGTGGATGGCCAAAAAATCGCGATGAGCCGCAGCTTTCACGCTCGCATTAGCGAATGGATGGCTGGCAGCTAAGAAGAGATCTACCGCGCCGTTGTGCGATAGGAGAGGATCTCAGATCCCGAAGCACTTCCATTCATGTTATTCGACTGTAGAAGCAGTTCGAAATAAGGAAGAGAACCGTTGTTCTGCTTGATCGTCGCAAGAAAAGGAAGCAACCGCGAATCGTCGAAGACAAAGTCCGCCGCCGATTCGGTTCCTGCCATGGAGGTCCCTTCAAGGACCAGCACATCTCCCGAACCCTTCATATTTGGCCTCAGCGCGATCACGCCGTACACGCGGTGAACTGGACCATTCAGGTCTGCTTCGTAGCGAGCTTGTTCATTGCTGTGCGGAAGACGATTCAGTACGACAAACCGATGATTCTGATGATCATGCACAAACACAAAGTTCATCTTGTCTTCGAACAGCTCCACCCACGGAGTGCCCTCGGCAGAACCAAGCAGAATAACCGGTTCATCCTTTAGATCGTTCGGTCGAAGGTCGCGCGCGTACCGAAGTTGCATGCGATTGATTGGCACGCCAGGAATCTGATACAGCTTGGTGACTATATCTAAATCGACAATAGAGGTATATCGCCTCGACGCAATCTTCTCAGCAATCTCAGGTGTCGTTCCGGTGAGTGGAGTGGCGTGGGTGCGATAATCTCCACTCAGATATTCGGCCAAGCTAACGTTTTTACCAGTGAACGCCTCCAGGCTCGTAAGCCCCGTGTCCGATGCAACAATCAGAGTCGAGTGATCCGTACCGAAGAGCATGCTCCAAAGTGGGTGCTTCGCTACGCTGCCTGGTGACGATTGCGCAGAGTGTGCATGGACCAGCAGAAAGCCGATGAAACTGCAAGCAGCAATCAAGGCAATACTGGTAGCCCAGAAGAGATGACGATACGTATTTGCAACTGGAGCACTCGTTCTAGTGTCAGGAAGATCTTCGACAGAAGTAGGCTGAGGAGAGGAGACTGCACTCTCACTCCGTAACAGTGGCCGTGAATGGGCCTCAAAGAGGGGCGTGTAGCCCCCCTTCGGAATTGTCAGGCGGATCGTTTCGTGCGCGCCCTCTTCGCTGAAATATTGCTCAAGCCGCTGACGAAGGCGGCTGGCATGCGAACGCACGATGCCGTCGATCGACGGGTCATAGTTGCGAGCTCGTTCAAAGAGCGCCTCTCCGATACTCTGCTCGTTAATATCGTCCGACCTCCCAGCAAGCGCCAACTCACAGAGGTGCATCAGCAGGCTGCAGAGCCGCGGCGAACGAATAAACGACGGAGACGCTACGATGCGCTCCACCAACTCCCAACGTGGGTCACTTCCAACTACTGGCTCGGGGTCGACTTGAAGAGTGTGCTCCGGCATGAGGCGCAGTCTCAAGTACACACGCAACCGATGAACATCCTGTAAACGAATATCCAGAGGGTAAACGGGCAGAATTCCTGTTAAACGATGACCGGATTGCAATCGCAACATGCCTGTAAACACAGGGTAAATCGCTCAAAACACTCCGCGTGCGCCCGTTTAACATTCGTGTTGCGGCGAATTGACTCCTGAGAACGCGAAGACATGGCTAGAGTTTGGGTCATCGGCAATATGAGGCCCACGCCAGATGTGTCATTCGGAGGAGCAATCGCATGTTTCCCAATTTTCCTGTCACTCAAGATCAAAGGCCGCCCTTCTCTTCTCACAAAGCTCTCCTGTCAAATGTCGTGACACTGTGCACCGTTCTAATGGCCCTCTTCGCTCTCGCGGTTGCTCCGGCAAAAGCGCAGTTTGACTCAGCCAGCGTACTTGGCACTGTCAAGGATCCCAGCGGAGCCGCCATCGGCTCGGCGTCGGTGACTCTGCTGAGTCCGGCTAAGGGCGTACAGAGTGTCCGTCAGACTGACGCAAATGGCGACTACGAATTCACGAACGTCCAGCCCGGAGAGTACACCGTCACCGTACAAGCAAACGGATTCGAGAAGTCGGACACAGACCGCTTTGTTGTCACCGTAGGCGCAAGACAGCGCGTCGATCTCGCCTTAAAGGTCGGCTCAGACAACCAGACAGTCACAGTATCAGGTGCTGCGACATTGCTCGAGACCGACACCAGTGATCGCGGCGAGACGATTCAAACTCGCGAGGCGGTCACCCTCCCCCTGAACGGACGCTCCTACGCCGACCTCTCGACCCTCGTCCCAGGAGTTCGCAAATCGCTCCTTGAAACCCTCTCCGCTCCGCCCCGCGATGCTTCCTACAACGTCAACGGTCAGAACTCCATGACCAACAACTTTCAACTCGACGGAGTCGACAACAACGCATACCAGACCGCCAACCAGGGCTTCTCCAATGAGGCCGTCATTCCCTCGCCCGACGCCGTGCAGGAGTTCAAAGTACAGACCGACAACTACAGCGCGGAGTATGGTCGGGCTGGCGGCGCAATCGTCAACGCTACCATCCGTAGCGGAACCAACCAATTCCACGGAGTCGTCTACGACTATCTCCGCAATACCGATCTGAACGCATACGGCCCATTCATCGGCTCTGGCGTAAAGCCAACGCTGGTACAGAATCAGTTCGGCGGTACGCTCGGTGGCCCGATCAAGAAAGACAAGCTGTTCTTCTTCGCCGACTACGAAGGCCTGCGAGTAGTCAATCGCACCATCCAGACCGCCGTCGTTCCCACCGCCGCGCAGGCAAAGGGAATCTTCACCGACGCAGCCGGAAATCCCATCGCCTTGTCCAACCCGATCACCGGCGTAAAATACCCAAACGGCATCATTCCCGCCGGAGACCAAAGCCCCTTCGCAGCCAAAGTGTTGAGCATCCTTCAAGCAGACGCCGCACCAAACACCAACGTCGCGCCTGGCGGCCAAAACTTCACCTCCACCCCAGCCAACACCAACAACGGCAACAAGGGTGACATTCGCGTCGACGCGTACATAAGCCCCCGATCAACAGCCTTCGCGCGCTACAGCCAAAGCTCGTCAGTCGTCTTCCTTGCGCCAAACATTCCAGGACTTGCTGGCGGCAACAGTAACGGAACTCTCTACGCCTACACACGCCAGATAGCCGGCGGCTACAACTTCACCCCCACCTCCAACTCCATTCTTCAGCTTCGCCTCGGACTCACCTGGACGCAGAGCGGCAAATCTCCCGTAAACATCGGCGCCGACAATCTGCTCGCAGACTTCAACATCCCCAACATTCCAAGCGATCCCAGCGTCAACGGTGGTCTCAACAGCCAGGCCGTTACAGGCTTCTCGCAGTTCGGTCGCCAGACCACGAACCCGCAGTTCACCAGTCCCTACGTTGCCAACCCCAAGGTCAACTACGGCTT
Coding sequences within:
- a CDS encoding CHASE2 domain-containing protein, which codes for MRRPSVISVFILVALWNISIATDWPAGYLEEEGFWRDTIGGIHDINLHLQLRFYQLLTRHRPDPFQPDHVSLVYIDDDTHWTTLFGEQPTSRAFLARVVRNAANPDTKADVIGLDVELLSPRNFPEGRDIGSRDTDNDALLGAIQYASSKGVPVILGNVYAVEDGRRIDLPNIFTRADLLASPHLDCARVSCPGFGYLNLPEDKREIPLITKIPPADPQLPPYLDSFALTVARAYRGPIEAAKYPILNPRDHPDNAPVFGTFLPETQSKNRKDPQSSEKEFPQISITGLANGDLPAMQACSKRIVLIGGHWHERQGYLGWVDQHLSPAGYISGLALHANYIESLLQHKFTRELNIWINVLLDLIVGLIIYLCFEAVSTGWRIIVLLVVFFVPLIAAYLFLGLANIYLDFLLPIELYFLHLLYEIVEKHFCLKRHEAKQNAVTSGHDPLPAAGGKP
- a CDS encoding TonB-dependent receptor, giving the protein MLRNISVHASILFVLLFLPLSLSHLTAQTDSGIVSGLAVDQSGALVSDATVTLTNTGTNAERTVTTNHSGEYTFPPVAAGIYTVRADAPGFQRFEARVEVTVGGHATVPIKFALSGSQQTVTVIDQGGTTVNTQTQEVSQIVSSVQVSELPSLTRNPYDFVSISGNISSGDKVAQSGATKTTGDQNDTTRGVGYSLNGQRSSGTEILLDGVENVDSYVTGPEVTVPIDAVQEYRITTSNFEPQYGRASGGVVSVVTKSGTNRFHGGAWEFNRLAAYTANTVQNAQSGVPKGGYTRNQFGYDVGGPILKDRLFFFQSTEWVRVRSSANQISLVPTPQFLAASDSATQAFFAQYGSPAPAFTQTLSKDNVVASGVTPTPGGPFDLLPGNTPVLGIAPFASPTNAGGGDPQNTYYLIGRVDFNATPRTQMYGRYVFYNELDETGAMFSSPYSQYNVGASERDNAALFGLTHEFSGSLVSSTKLSFTRHTLSQPFDTSQQNAPTLFLYNNATIGGNLVQFPGFYSQFEGTGGLPSGGPQNTVQISQDIDWTKGQHSFKAGTQLLYIQNNITYGAYAQAVEGIGTSAPTGLDNFLNGTLSIFEGAVDPQGALPCVRNYATGNLIQTPQCQITLPASQPNFARSDRFKDWAVYAQDAWKLTPRFTLNYGVRYEYYGIQHNNKQDLDANFYYGPGASLQAQIRSGQVFTVPDSPIGKLWNPQYGTVGPRVGFAYDINGNGKTSLRGGYGVAYERNFGNITFNVIQNPPNYAVVQITTPSPITTNNAGPIGGSSGTVPLPPTSLRNVDENIRTAATQFYSLTVERQLANNVVASIAYVGSRGTHLYDVKGYNMLGAGNVYLGDPVQDASGNFIYSRLNNQYGSINNRGSAGDSYYNGLNIGFQMTDLERTGLIITANYTVAHSTDNLSSTFSESNSSVNGIGNLGYLDPFNPGLDHGASDFDIRQRFVLAPIYRTQWFKDSHSFAGRLLGGYEVTGIYTVRTGTPFSVSDSSNSLNRSAGVGIPRYTPGTTISNYSFTKAIDKNASGANLYDLVSLPAAVSYGNQALGGISDFGPYPAAMTHRNAFSGPGAWNFDLAASKNIPVREGIEVELRAEGFDIFNHHNLYITESNNDVANYGYDGATIPIQAKKGGVNGGANDERRFGQFALKIKF
- a CDS encoding tetratricopeptide repeat protein gives rise to the protein MVRITRTPLLISVKLVRALLLAAGVILLAGYVASAEGTDITQLKADAQKGYSSQQIELAAAYFTGNGVTQDAKQAAYWYQKAAEAGDPEAENEIGFFYQAGIGVPVDHARALHWYQLASASGLIRAKVNLGVVYVWGLGVAKDEELAMQFFREAASKGEGAAASYLGDLYYFGIGVKQDKAAAETWYKTGTQLHDPVAAYNLATLFSVDVDHPHDLRKAEALLRPSADAGYIPAIHSLGLLMVNHPEFATSPQQGPSLLETAANAGYWKSSVVLGALARDGKGVPADSKAAYLHFRTAVLQGGEPAMSLVRYDLAALTKKLGTPQVEALDSDANTWYRQHRTPLLFVYKDGDRRQRFPASALAVSTAGLHAGQLLYVPAS
- a CDS encoding sensor histidine kinase, which produces MIWVVCFPRLPLNRPHMTYWPRLAFHLDAEFVDNLVVFWCAIALFRGIGYYQKFREKEATAAQLAVQLAQAQIAALRMQLNPHFLFNTMNSISSLMRTDVAAADTMLEQLGSLLRITLERGEVQFIRLNDEMEFVEMYLAMQERRFTGRVHQQLWVHPELHDALVPAMILQPLIENAYTHGLSRLDRNGLLHIEATREDSRLTLSVLNNGAGLNSNSSKPSEGQGVGLANIKSRLQLHYGDQHTFRIREVARDQVEVTITLPLQFSVSPAETLTRFGA
- a CDS encoding LytR/AlgR family response regulator transcription factor; protein product: MIHAILADDEVLARQKLRQLLRDEPEIEIVGEGATASETIDLVRATGPELLFLDIRMPGMDGFDIIGKLSVGSDSVVPRIIFTTAYDGYALRAFEIHAVDYLLKPFTSERLHSAVQRACDEINLSKQNAGRSNGRTQSPPAYTTRIVFKSRGRILFLPVSDIRWIAAEENYARICTGAEKHLLRETMSHLEEKLDPQMFLRVHRSAIVNLQYLKEVRTEPGGEFTVVLVDGQKIAMSRSFHARISEWMAGS